One window of the Archangium primigenium genome contains the following:
- a CDS encoding peptidylprolyl isomerase: MPSALRLVPLAVLALVGCERGALPGQAVVDFRHTRAPGGTPVASWTGDRVTAEELRRLLEEMSPALRERYQTLEQKREYVEGLVRYELLVREALARGLQDDPDVVAGTKRALVSRLMRDELEGAAQRVSEEDVAAAYARQREDYVRPEQVRLSHIFLAAPRADAARVAAARREAEALRAQARALPARDFAAFGRLARAHSQEPRTQPLDGDLRFRSLEVLAQDLGPEVADAARALVAEGVGALSGVVQTDAGLHVLRLTGHQPALDQSLADVRERIAGRLAQERRSRAWEELLAGLATRADVTLDTAALARVHVDALTPPRAPTLPAPGSLPAPPSPPSETP, encoded by the coding sequence ATGCCCTCCGCCCTCCGCCTCGTCCCCCTCGCCGTGCTCGCCCTCGTGGGCTGTGAGCGCGGCGCGCTTCCGGGCCAGGCCGTGGTGGATTTCCGCCACACCCGCGCCCCCGGGGGCACCCCCGTGGCCTCGTGGACGGGGGATCGGGTGACGGCCGAGGAGCTGCGCCGGCTGCTCGAGGAGATGAGCCCCGCCCTGCGCGAGCGCTACCAGACGCTGGAGCAGAAGCGCGAGTACGTGGAGGGCCTGGTGCGCTACGAGCTCTTGGTGCGCGAGGCGCTCGCGCGCGGGCTCCAGGACGACCCGGACGTGGTGGCGGGCACCAAGCGCGCGCTCGTGTCGCGGCTGATGCGCGACGAGCTGGAGGGCGCCGCCCAGCGCGTGTCCGAGGAGGACGTGGCGGCCGCCTACGCGCGCCAGCGCGAGGACTACGTGCGGCCCGAGCAGGTGCGGCTCTCGCACATCTTCCTCGCGGCCCCCCGCGCGGACGCGGCCCGGGTGGCCGCCGCGCGCCGGGAGGCCGAGGCCCTGCGCGCCCAGGCCCGGGCGCTGCCCGCGCGGGACTTCGCCGCCTTCGGACGGCTCGCGCGCGCGCACAGCCAGGAGCCGCGCACCCAACCCCTGGATGGGGACCTGCGCTTTCGCTCCCTGGAGGTGCTCGCCCAGGACCTCGGGCCCGAGGTGGCCGACGCCGCGCGCGCGCTCGTGGCCGAGGGCGTGGGCGCCCTGAGCGGCGTGGTGCAGACGGACGCCGGGCTGCACGTGCTGCGGCTCACCGGACACCAGCCCGCGCTCGACCAGTCCCTCGCGGACGTGCGCGAGCGGATCGCCGGTCGGCTCGCCCAGGAGCGGCGCTCGCGCGCCTGGGAGGAGCTGCTCGCCGGGCTCGCCACCCGCGCGGACGTCACCCTGGACACGGCGGCGCTCGCGCGCGTGCACGTGGACGCGCTCACCCCTCCCCGGGCCCCCACCCTGCCCGCGCCGGGCTCCCTGCCCGCGCCCCCCTCGCCCCCGTCGGAAACGCCATGA